A DNA window from Bombus vancouverensis nearcticus chromosome 6, iyBomVanc1_principal, whole genome shotgun sequence contains the following coding sequences:
- the LOC117159804 gene encoding saccharopine dehydrogenase-like oxidoreductase isoform X2, translating to MTDERLDFVIFGATGYTGKYAVKVAAQLAKEKEMKFGVSGRRKQALQAVVKEFASDIDVPILIADLKDEESLKKMTAQAKVLVNCCGPYRFYGEPVIKACIATHTHQVDVSGEPQYIESIQLKYNKAAEEAGIYIISACGFDSIPCDLGIIFTQQKFNGEVNSIETYLNTWVTTKVSGALIHYGTYESAIYGIANFHELRELRSKLYPERLPQFWPKLKPRGFLHKSSISEGWSMVFPGSDRSVALRTQRFLYEKYKQRPAQVQTYFTLKSLFSVLTTAIFGLIFVMLSKYEFGRNLLLKYPTFFSGGYISREGPKPEILDNTRFSITFKADGWTEGLVEPTDKHDNLPNKVMITKVSGTDPAYGATCVMLLLSAITILKESDKIPVTGGVLSAGAAFNKTSLIDELIKKDIKFEVVSSIET from the exons ATGACAGACGAACGATTAGACTTTGTGATATTTGGAGCTACTGGATATACTGGAAAATATGCTGTAAAAGTAGCAGCACAACTagctaaagaaaaagaaatgaaatttggaGTATCTGGACGCAGAAAGCAAGCTTTACAAGCAGTTGTTAAAGAATTTGCTTCTGATATTG ATGTACCTATATTGATTGCTGATTTGAAAGATGAAGAGTCTTTAAAAAAAATGACAGCACAAGCTAAAGTGCTTGTTAATTGTTGTGGCCCATATAGATTTTATGGAGAACCAGTAATTAAAGCATGTATTGCTACACATACTCATCAAGTTGATGTCAGTGGTGAACCACAg TATATAGAAAGTattcaattaaaatataataaggcAGCAGAAGAAGCTGGTATCTATATCATAAGTGCATGTGGATTTGATAGCATACCATGTGATCTTGGTATCATTTTTACACAACAAAAATTTAATGGTGAAGTCAATTCTATCGAAACTTATCTAAATACATGGGTAACTACAAAAGTTAGCGGTGCTCTCATTCATTATGGAACATATGAATCAGCAATTTATGGTATTGCAAATTTTCATGAATTACGCGAGTTGCGCTCCAAACTCTATCCTGAGAGATTACCTCAATTCTGGCCAAAGCTTAAACCAAg GGGTTTCCTCCACAAATCTTCTATATCAGAAGGTTGGTCTATGGTATTTCCAGGATCTGACCGTTCTGTAGCTCTGCGTACCCAGCgatttttgtatgaaaaatataaacaacGGCCAGCTCAAGTTCAAACTTATTTTACACTcaa ATCTCTTTTCTCTGTGTTGACAACTGCTATTTTTGGTTTAATATTTGTAATGTTATCTAAATATGAATTTGGTCGTAATTTGTTGCTAAAG TATCCCACTTTCTTTTCCGGTGGATATATAAGCCGCGAAGGCCCTAAGCCGGAGATACTGGATAACACTCGTTTCTCCATAACCTTTAAAGCAGATGGATGGACTGAAGGATTAGTTGAACCTACTGACAAACATGACAATTTACCAAACAAAGTAATGATTACTAAAGTTAGTGGAACCGATCCTGCATATGGCGCTACATGCGTTATGTTACTACTTTCTGCTATAACAATACTTAAGGAATCCGATAAAATACCTGTAAC TGGTGGTGTTTTATCTGCTGGTGCTGCATTTAATAAAACATCATTGATCGATGAGTTGATAAAGAAGGATATAAAATTCGAAGTTGTTTCTTCCATTGAAACATAA
- the LOC117159804 gene encoding saccharopine dehydrogenase-like oxidoreductase isoform X1 — MTDERLDFVIFGATGYTGKYAVKVAAQLAKEKEMKFGVSGRRKQALQAVVKEFASDIEDVPILIADLKDEESLKKMTAQAKVLVNCCGPYRFYGEPVIKACIATHTHQVDVSGEPQYIESIQLKYNKAAEEAGIYIISACGFDSIPCDLGIIFTQQKFNGEVNSIETYLNTWVTTKVSGALIHYGTYESAIYGIANFHELRELRSKLYPERLPQFWPKLKPRGFLHKSSISEGWSMVFPGSDRSVALRTQRFLYEKYKQRPAQVQTYFTLKSLFSVLTTAIFGLIFVMLSKYEFGRNLLLKYPTFFSGGYISREGPKPEILDNTRFSITFKADGWTEGLVEPTDKHDNLPNKVMITKVSGTDPAYGATCVMLLLSAITILKESDKIPVTGGVLSAGAAFNKTSLIDELIKKDIKFEVVSSIET, encoded by the exons ATGACAGACGAACGATTAGACTTTGTGATATTTGGAGCTACTGGATATACTGGAAAATATGCTGTAAAAGTAGCAGCACAACTagctaaagaaaaagaaatgaaatttggaGTATCTGGACGCAGAAAGCAAGCTTTACAAGCAGTTGTTAAAGAATTTGCTTCTGATATTG AAGATGTACCTATATTGATTGCTGATTTGAAAGATGAAGAGTCTTTAAAAAAAATGACAGCACAAGCTAAAGTGCTTGTTAATTGTTGTGGCCCATATAGATTTTATGGAGAACCAGTAATTAAAGCATGTATTGCTACACATACTCATCAAGTTGATGTCAGTGGTGAACCACAg TATATAGAAAGTattcaattaaaatataataaggcAGCAGAAGAAGCTGGTATCTATATCATAAGTGCATGTGGATTTGATAGCATACCATGTGATCTTGGTATCATTTTTACACAACAAAAATTTAATGGTGAAGTCAATTCTATCGAAACTTATCTAAATACATGGGTAACTACAAAAGTTAGCGGTGCTCTCATTCATTATGGAACATATGAATCAGCAATTTATGGTATTGCAAATTTTCATGAATTACGCGAGTTGCGCTCCAAACTCTATCCTGAGAGATTACCTCAATTCTGGCCAAAGCTTAAACCAAg GGGTTTCCTCCACAAATCTTCTATATCAGAAGGTTGGTCTATGGTATTTCCAGGATCTGACCGTTCTGTAGCTCTGCGTACCCAGCgatttttgtatgaaaaatataaacaacGGCCAGCTCAAGTTCAAACTTATTTTACACTcaa ATCTCTTTTCTCTGTGTTGACAACTGCTATTTTTGGTTTAATATTTGTAATGTTATCTAAATATGAATTTGGTCGTAATTTGTTGCTAAAG TATCCCACTTTCTTTTCCGGTGGATATATAAGCCGCGAAGGCCCTAAGCCGGAGATACTGGATAACACTCGTTTCTCCATAACCTTTAAAGCAGATGGATGGACTGAAGGATTAGTTGAACCTACTGACAAACATGACAATTTACCAAACAAAGTAATGATTACTAAAGTTAGTGGAACCGATCCTGCATATGGCGCTACATGCGTTATGTTACTACTTTCTGCTATAACAATACTTAAGGAATCCGATAAAATACCTGTAAC TGGTGGTGTTTTATCTGCTGGTGCTGCATTTAATAAAACATCATTGATCGATGAGTTGATAAAGAAGGATATAAAATTCGAAGTTGTTTCTTCCATTGAAACATAA